Proteins encoded together in one Rubripirellula reticaptiva window:
- a CDS encoding tetratricopeptide repeat protein, protein MDRHSETWVTGMKSVTNTLKQPAMIALGLFFAVFLAVLVHAADPMGEIARIDAAIASGDLSAAAQTARTLDSATDPSVDLTMVLARLGRGFQKSGDLESATEFYARAVFASEQPAAGSIPPEKVIFVRLAAASAMARSGKYSDALPLLTEITKTPSAATPAQVQSAVTIGLQIGGTALEAGNATTAAEAYAIAASAADEKQKPVAMLGAAWAMAVSQTDPMAAAKRLALFVRDYPNHSDAARATRACAECLRQANRPDDSAAMIADLLTRWPESESATEVVRSYSQLASDLVPPSVRIWIMARAKANDLKKLDLKTVTMGMAIASEAGQQDAWMNLASHLASIDQTGKGVSDLLALLIEQDKPDAAERLAASLISPAADETVSTAAREAACRWAGRTQRWSMLSLASESELDKIETPSSTRSVTVEKLFAESLMQTGQVEQAAQWWNHLVDGRQASDFATLLRCAEAETSVGKDANLAGQRIALARSAAGGDAFNETLVDLLAAELAVRKTRFEEARALLESVVRAVEVDATLRGRAQWLIGETHYLQAQFTEAIEAYRRVEGIDPGGVWVSASLVQAGKSFEQLGRTREATVCYGSLIGRFADSPHAQVARQRMASIDPANPSSHSPIRR, encoded by the coding sequence ATTGCCTTGGGGCTGTTTTTCGCGGTGTTTCTGGCTGTTTTGGTGCACGCGGCCGATCCGATGGGCGAAATCGCGAGGATCGACGCAGCGATTGCTTCTGGCGATCTCTCGGCGGCTGCGCAGACCGCCCGAACTCTTGATTCTGCGACCGACCCCAGTGTTGATCTGACGATGGTGCTGGCCCGATTGGGACGCGGATTCCAGAAATCTGGTGATCTTGAATCGGCTACAGAGTTCTATGCTCGCGCCGTGTTTGCGTCCGAGCAACCCGCCGCGGGCTCGATTCCCCCCGAAAAAGTCATCTTTGTCCGGCTTGCTGCGGCGTCGGCGATGGCTCGGTCCGGTAAGTACTCGGACGCGCTTCCGTTGCTGACTGAGATCACAAAAACGCCATCCGCCGCAACGCCGGCTCAGGTGCAGTCAGCCGTCACGATCGGGCTGCAAATCGGTGGCACCGCTTTAGAGGCCGGAAATGCAACCACGGCTGCGGAAGCCTATGCGATCGCCGCTTCGGCGGCCGATGAAAAACAAAAACCGGTCGCGATGTTGGGAGCAGCCTGGGCGATGGCGGTTTCACAAACGGATCCGATGGCTGCGGCAAAACGATTGGCACTATTCGTTCGTGATTATCCCAATCACTCAGATGCAGCGAGAGCTACGCGGGCTTGTGCCGAGTGTCTGCGACAGGCGAATCGGCCAGACGATTCTGCTGCGATGATTGCTGATCTGTTGACCCGTTGGCCGGAATCCGAATCAGCAACCGAAGTCGTTCGCAGTTACAGCCAGCTTGCGTCCGATTTAGTGCCGCCATCTGTCCGTATTTGGATCATGGCCCGTGCCAAAGCCAACGATTTGAAAAAGCTTGACTTGAAAACGGTCACGATGGGAATGGCGATCGCGTCCGAAGCCGGCCAACAAGATGCTTGGATGAACTTGGCCAGCCATCTGGCATCGATTGATCAGACCGGCAAAGGTGTTTCCGATTTGCTGGCGTTGCTGATCGAACAAGATAAACCAGACGCAGCCGAACGGTTAGCGGCGTCGTTGATTTCGCCCGCGGCCGACGAAACGGTGTCGACGGCAGCTCGCGAAGCAGCTTGCCGCTGGGCGGGCCGGACTCAGCGTTGGTCGATGCTATCGCTGGCGTCGGAATCTGAACTCGATAAGATTGAGACACCATCGTCAACGCGATCGGTTACGGTCGAGAAACTGTTTGCCGAGTCGCTAATGCAGACCGGACAGGTTGAGCAGGCCGCCCAGTGGTGGAACCATTTAGTCGATGGTCGACAGGCCAGCGACTTTGCAACGCTGCTGCGGTGCGCCGAAGCAGAGACTTCCGTTGGTAAAGACGCAAACCTAGCGGGACAACGCATCGCACTGGCGCGTTCGGCCGCCGGTGGTGACGCTTTCAATGAAACGTTGGTGGACCTTTTGGCTGCCGAATTAGCGGTGCGAAAGACACGTTTCGAAGAAGCTCGGGCACTGCTGGAAAGTGTGGTCCGCGCTGTCGAGGTCGATGCGACTTTACGCGGACGAGCTCAATGGTTGATCGGCGAAACGCACTACTTGCAGGCACAGTTTACCGAAGCGATCGAAGCTTATCGCCGCGTTGAGGGGATCGATCCAGGCGGGGTATGGGTTTCGGCGTCATTGGTTCAAGCGGGAAAGTCTTTTGAACAATTGGGGCGGACACGCGAGGCCACTGTGTGTTACGGAAGCCTGATCGGAAGATTCGCCGACAGTCCTCATGCACAAGTCGCACGCCAGCGAATGGCATCGATTGATCCCGCCAACCCATCTTCTCATTCACCTATTCGACGATAA